From the Polaribacter gangjinensis genome, the window TTTGATTCGTGTCAAATAATTTCGCAATTGCATAGCACCTGTGCTAAAACTTTCGATAGAATTGTCTAAGAATTGTTGTCCAAATAATACTTTTCCGTTCAATATTTCCACAACTTCTTTGACTGTTGGATTTGCTAAGAAATTGATATTCGGAATTACATCAATAGGAACTTCTGATGGAATTGTTTTCTTCAATTCTTGAGTAATAAAATCCAACTCATCAGCTTCTATTTTATTGGCAATCAATCCAATAACAGCCACATCTTTTTTAATAAACGATTTATAGGTCAATTGCATTGTGTTGATAAAATCTTGTTTTTTCTTGCCATTTCCAGCACCAACAATCAAAACAGGAACTCCTAAGTTTTTGGCAATCATCAAGTTTACATCAACTTCTGTAAAACCACCATCACCAGAAAAATCAGTTCCTTCAATGAGAACATAATCATATTTAGTTTCCAGTTTTTTATAGTGATTGATGATTTTTTGGATGATTTCATCCGATTTTCCTTCACTTAACAAAGCAACAATTTCACTTTGTTCATAGGTGTAGCAATCTTCGTATTTAATATCTAAATTAAAATATTTGATGGCTGTGTTTGTATGATCATCAAAAGCACTATTTTTTCCTTTGTTGATGATGGGTCTAAAATACCCAACTTTTGATGATTTGTTAAGCATCATTCGTAATAAACCCAATGAAACTAATGATTTTCCGCTATTGGATTCTATAGTTGTGATGTAAATTGATTTACTCATTTTTAAAATTTTATGCAAAAATAAACCATAAAAACATGACTAAAATTGATATTAGTCATGTTTTAAAAGTTTATAGCTTTTTATTAAACTTGTAAAATTCCCAGATTAAATTTCTTTTCAATAGGTGCGTGATTGGCAGCTTCAATCCCCATAGAAATCCATTTTCTAGTATCTAAAGGATTGATGACAGCATCTGTCCAAATTCGTGCAGCAGCATAATAAGGGGAGATTTGTTTGTCATAGCGCGATTTTATTTTGTCAAATAATTCCTGTTCTTTTTCAGGAGTGATGATTTCGCCTTTCTTCTTCAAGGAAGCAGTTTCTATTTGCAACAGCACTTTTGCGGCTGAATTTCCACTCATCACAGCCAATTCAGCACTTGGCCAAGCAACAATCAATCTTGGGTCGTACGCTTTTCCACACATGGCATAATTTCCTGCACCATAAGAATTTCCGATAATAACAGTGAATTTTGGAACTACAGAATTGCTGACGGCATTTACCATTTTAGCGCCATCTTTAATGATTCCTCCATGTTCGGATTTGCTTCCAACCATAAAACCTGTAACATCTTGTAAAAAAACCAATGGAATTTTTTTCTGATTACAATTGGCAATAAAACGAGTTGCTTTGTCAGCAGAATCGTTGTATATAACTCCGCCAAATTGCATTTCTCCGTTTTTTGTTTTTACCAATTTTCGTTGATTGGCAACAATTCCAACTGCCCAACCATCAATTCGTGCATAACCTGTTAAGATGGTTTTTCCATAACCTTCTTTGTATTGTTCAAACTCAGAATTATCAACCAATCGTTTGATAATTTCTAGCATATCATATTGTTCGTTTCTGGCTTTTGGTAAAATTCCAAAAATATCATCCGGATTTTCTTGAGGTTTTACAGCTTTAATTCTGTTGAAACCAGCTTTCTCAAAATCTCCAATTTTATCTACAATATTTCTGATTTTATCCAAAGCATCTTTATCGTCTTTAGCTTTGTAATCTGTAACTCCCGAAATTTCGCAATGTGTGGTTGCTCCACCCAAAGTTTCATTATCAATAGTTTCGCCAATTGCGGCTTTAACAAGATAACTTCCTGCTAAAAAAATACTTCCGGTTTTATCAACAATCAAAGCTTCATCACTCATGATTGGTAAATATGCACCACCAGCAACGCAACTTCCCATAACTGCTGCAATTTGAGTGATGCCTAAACTGCTCATAATGGCATTGTTTCTAAAAATGCGTCCAAAATGTTCTTTGTCTGGAAAAATTTCATCTTGCATTGGTAAATACACACCTGCAGAATCAACTAAATAAATGATGGGAAGTTTATTTTCAATTGCGATTTCTTGTGCACGTAAATTCTTTTTTCCTGTAATTGGAAACCAAGCACCTGCTTTTACAGTAGCATCATTAGCAACAACAATACAAAGTTTTTCTTTGACATATCCAATTTTTACAACTACACCACCTGAAGGACAACCACCATGTTCAGGATACATTTCATCACCAGCAAAAGCGGCGATTTCTATAGATTCTGAATTTTTATCTAACAAATAATCAATACGTTCTCTTGCCGTTAATTTTCCTTGTTCGTGCAATTTGTCAATACCTTTTTGACCACCTCCTAATTTTATTTTTGATAGTTTTACGCGTAAATCTGAAGCTAAAAGTTTGTTGTAATCTTCGTTTTTATTGAAGTCTAAATCCATAGAAATATTTCTTAATTTGTCGCTAAATTAAGAAATATTCCTGTGAAAGGATTCATAAAGTTGGTACTGATTGTCCGTTATTTTCTGAGTAATGAAAAATTTCCTTTTTTATTGATGGTAGGTTTTGTAGTATCAGAAGGAATTAATGTTACGTTATACCAATAATCATCTGAAGGTAATAAATTTCCGTTATAAGTTCCATCCCAACCTTGGCTATCAATTGGAATTTGCGCTACTAATTTTCCAAATCTATTGAAAATATTAATACTTGCATTCGGATAAAAAGTTCTGTTAGCGCCTTTTACAACCCAAGTATCATTTTCTCCATCACCATTTGGTGTAAAGAATTTTGGGAATTGAATTACAGAAACCAACAAAGTTGCATCTGGTGAACAACCATTTTTATCGTTTACAATAATTTGATAAATACCACCTTCTAAATTTTCGAACAATGGTTTATCTTGAAAACCTGCAAAAGGAAAACGCTCATTGGTATCTGTATTTCTGATGGCAAATTGATAATCTCCAGGACCTAAATTATTGGTCACTGTATCAATTGAAATTGATAAATTATTTTGACTTCCAATGTTGTTTGATTCATCAATAATGGTCACAAAATTGTTTTGAAGCGTGGCGATATTCGATTCATTTACTTCAATCATTTCAGTTCTTGAACACAAAGTTCCATTGCTTGCTGTTGCCGTAACAAAATATTTACCTCCAGTTGTAATGTTTATATTATCATCATTTCCTAAAGGATTTCCATTTTCATTTGTCCATTGATAGGTGTAAATATCCATTGGATTTTCGACAGAAATATTCAGTGGTAAATCATTCAAACAAATAATTTGAGGAGAAGTTACTGTAAAACTTGGTAATGGATTTACAATTACCTCAAAAGAAGCATCGTCATTTACACAACCTGTTCTTTTATTTTGGATTCGTACAAAAATTGTTTCTGTTGAATTTGTGTTTGTATACGGTGATGAAATTGCCCCAATTCCTGTTGTTGCATCATTTTGTGATGCATGAAAAGTAACTGTAAAATCAGCTGGATTTTGAGTTGTTCCTAAAATTTGAGGAATTTTACTATCTAAATCAATGTTTTGAATGATGCCATTTGTATCATCACCATCATCATTATTATCACAATATGCTAAATTTGTTGGTGCATCAAAAACGGGTTCAGGATTGATAATTACATCAAAATTTGAAATTCCGTTTGCACACTGAGTTGCTGAATTGAAAACTCGAACAAAAATAGTTTCTCTATTTGGAGTGATGTTAGAATAGGGAGAAATTAAAGGATTATTACCAGCTTGTGCATCAGCTAAAGTTCTGTGATAAGTTACTTGAAATAATGAAGGATCTTGATTTCCTAAAATACCAGCAGTTTGACTTTCTAAATCGATAGTTTGTGAAAAACCGTTTCTTGCTGAACCATCAGAATTGTCATCACAAACTTCTAAATCGTTTACAAAATTGGCAATTGGTAAAGGATTTACAATCACATTAAATGATGTGTGATTTGTATAACAACCTGTTGCATTGTTGGTTACGCGCACATAAATAGTTTGTGAATCGCGCACAGTATTTGCAAAAGGAGATGTTAAAGGATTGTTTCCTGTTTCAGTATCTATTAAATTTAAATGATATGTTACTGTAAAATCAGCTGGATTTTGAGTTCCTAAAATCAACAAAGTTTGCGATTCTAAATCAAAATTTTGCACAATTCCATTGGTTGCATCACCATCAATTGCTTCATCACACAACTCTAAATCAGCAACAGGATTTGCTTCAGGAACAGCATTTGTTTTTAAATACAACTCACCTGTACCAGCACAATCATTATTATTTTTATTGGTGATTTTAAAGTAAATAGTTTGTCTTGTAATTGTTGATGGAAAATTGATGTTTCTATAGTTTGAAATATCTGCAATTTTATTGATTACAGCAGTTCTATCTTC encodes:
- a CDS encoding acyl-CoA carboxylase subunit beta, with translation MDLDFNKNEDYNKLLASDLRVKLSKIKLGGGQKGIDKLHEQGKLTARERIDYLLDKNSESIEIAAFAGDEMYPEHGGCPSGGVVVKIGYVKEKLCIVVANDATVKAGAWFPITGKKNLRAQEIAIENKLPIIYLVDSAGVYLPMQDEIFPDKEHFGRIFRNNAIMSSLGITQIAAVMGSCVAGGAYLPIMSDEALIVDKTGSIFLAGSYLVKAAIGETIDNETLGGATTHCEISGVTDYKAKDDKDALDKIRNIVDKIGDFEKAGFNRIKAVKPQENPDDIFGILPKARNEQYDMLEIIKRLVDNSEFEQYKEGYGKTILTGYARIDGWAVGIVANQRKLVKTKNGEMQFGGVIYNDSADKATRFIANCNQKKIPLVFLQDVTGFMVGSKSEHGGIIKDGAKMVNAVSNSVVPKFTVIIGNSYGAGNYAMCGKAYDPRLIVAWPSAELAVMSGNSAAKVLLQIETASLKKKGEIITPEKEQELFDKIKSRYDKQISPYYAAARIWTDAVINPLDTRKWISMGIEAANHAPIEKKFNLGILQV